Part of the Uloborus diversus isolate 005 chromosome 2, Udiv.v.3.1, whole genome shotgun sequence genome, TAAAGAGAATATGcgcaaaagaaggaatgaagaaacggaaaatgAACGCACAAAAAGATTAGAGAAAGACAGACTTAACAAAGAAAATAGCACGTAAAGAGGAAACAGAAGATGAGCGCAGAAGGAGATTAGAGATAAATCGACTAAACAAAGAAATTGCACGTAAAGGAGAAAACAGAAGAAGAACGCGCAGGAAGATTGGAGAAAGACAGACTTAACAAAGGAATTGCACTTAAAGAAGAAACAGAAGAAGAACACGCAGGAAGATTAGAGAAAGACAGACTCAAAAAAGAAATAGCACGTAAAGAGGAAACAGAAGATGAGCGCAGAAGGAGATTAGAGATAAATCGACTAAACAAAGAAATTGCACGTAAAGGAGAAACTGAAGAAGAACGCGCCGGAAGATTGGAGAAAGACAGACTTAACAAAGAAATTGCACTTAAAGAAGAAACAGAAGAAGAACGCGCAGGAAGATTGGAGAAAGACAGACGCAACAAAGAAATAGCACGTAAAGAGGAAACAGAAGATGAGCGCAGAAGGAGATTAGAGATAAATCGACTAAACAAAGAAATTGCACGTAAAGGAGAAACTGAAGAAGAACGCGCCGGAAGATTAGAGAAAGACAGACTTAACAAAGAAATTGCACTTAAAGAAGAAACAGAAGAAGGAACGCGCAGGAAGATTGGGAGAAAGACAGACGCAACAAAGAAATAGCACGTAAAGAGGAAGCAGAAGATGAGCGCAGAAAAAGATTAGAAAAAGACAGACTTAACAAAGAAACTGCACTTAATGTGGAAACAGAAGATGAGCGCAGAAGAAGGTTAGAAA contains:
- the LOC129217765 gene encoding zinc finger protein 821-like; amino-acid sequence: MPPPPKKKEETEEEHAGRLEKDRLKKEIARKEETEDERRRRLEINRLNKEIARKGETEEERAGRLEKDRLNKEIALKEETEEERAGRLEKDRRNKEIARKEETEDERRRRLEINRLNKEIARKGETEEERAGRLEKDRLNKEIALKEETEEGTRRKIGRKTDATKK